A genomic segment from Dermatobacter hominis encodes:
- a CDS encoding LLM class flavin-dependent oxidoreductase, which translates to MFGLRFDLRHPDLSPVTASERYRACVDMCEWADARGAVFIGLSEHHGSEDGYLPSPLTLAAAVAARTSSAVINVAALIAPFHDPLRLAEDAAVVDLISGGRLALIVAGGYVPSEFEMFGVPMSERAQRVTEAMTTLRAAWTGQPFEHRGRTVTVRPTPTSEGGPMLLMGGTSEGAARRAARLADGFVPSDLACWEHYRDECLALGRPDPGPSRAAAGGEVVVLAEDPEAAWEELGPYFLHETNAYGRWQQESGLPTPFAVASDVDELRAGDQYRILTPDEHRAEVEAAGDEAFVVLHPMVGGIPPDLAWRHLHLFEQTFLT; encoded by the coding sequence ATGTTCGGGCTGCGGTTCGACCTCCGCCACCCGGACCTCAGCCCGGTCACCGCCAGCGAGCGGTACCGCGCCTGCGTCGACATGTGCGAGTGGGCCGACGCTCGGGGTGCGGTCTTCATCGGCCTGAGCGAGCACCACGGGTCCGAGGACGGCTACCTCCCGAGCCCGCTCACGCTCGCGGCCGCGGTCGCGGCCCGGACGTCGAGCGCGGTCATCAACGTCGCCGCGCTGATCGCGCCGTTCCACGACCCGCTGCGGCTGGCCGAGGACGCCGCGGTCGTCGACCTGATCAGCGGCGGCCGCCTCGCCCTGATCGTCGCCGGCGGCTACGTGCCGAGCGAGTTCGAGATGTTCGGCGTGCCGATGTCGGAGCGGGCGCAGCGGGTCACCGAGGCGATGACGACCCTGCGTGCTGCGTGGACCGGCCAGCCGTTCGAGCACCGTGGTCGCACCGTGACCGTCCGGCCGACGCCGACCTCCGAGGGCGGACCGATGCTGCTGATGGGCGGCACGTCCGAGGGGGCGGCCCGGCGCGCGGCACGGCTGGCCGACGGGTTCGTCCCGTCGGACCTGGCGTGCTGGGAGCACTACCGCGACGAGTGCCTCGCCCTCGGCAGGCCGGACCCCGGTCCGAGTCGCGCCGCGGCGGGCGGCGAGGTCGTCGTGCTCGCCGAGGACCCGGAGGCGGCGTGGGAGGAGCTCGGGCCGTACTTCCTCCACGAGACCAACGCCTACGGGCGCTGGCAGCAGGAGTCGGGCCTGCCGACGCCGTTCGCGGTCGCGTCCGACGTCGACGAGCTGCGCGCCGGGGACCAGTACCGGATCCTCACGCCCGACGAGCACCGGGCCGAGGTCGAGGCCGCCGGCGACGAGGCGTTCGTCGTCC